GCCTCAAGACCATAATGACCGAAGACCCCTTAACCACAGTAGTTATGGGCTCCGGCAGGGCCTTGGAAGAAATCAAGGATTATGCCAGGGTCTTTATTAACTGATACAGACAGCTTTATAGAAACGGCCATAACCGCAGCCCGGGAAAGTGGCCGGTTACTGAAGGAAATCTTCGGCCGGAAGCGAGAGGTCTATTTTAAAGGGGAGATCGATCTGGTCACTGACGCCGACCTCCGGGCCGAAGATCTCATTGTAAAGACTATTCACGCCAGATACCCGGAGCACACTATTGTCAGTGAAGAAAAGCAGTCCCGGGCGGGCCTGTCACCTTACAAATGGATCATTGATCCCTTGGATGGGACCACTAACTATGCCCATGGGTTCCCATGGTTCTGCGTCTCTATCGCCCTTGCTGTCCATGACGAACCGGTTCTTGGGGTGGTCTATCACCCATTTCTGGACCAGCTTTTCCGGGCCGGGAAGGGCGCGGGGGCTTATTTGAATGAAGAGCCTATTTGCGTATCCACCACCGGCAAGCTCAGGGACAGCCTCCTGGCTACCGGATTTCCTTATAACATACACACTGAACCGGAACCGGCGGTTTTCTACTTCAAGAAATTTCTTACACGCTCCAGGGGCATAAGACGAGCCGGGGCCGCCGCGCTGGATCTGTGTTATGTGGCCTGCGGCTGTTTTGATGGTTTCTGGGAGACCAATCTGAAACCATGGGATACAGCGGCCGGGGCGCTGCTGGTTCGGGAGGCCGGCGGATTGGTAACGGACTTCCAATCCCGGCCCTTTGCCCCGGCCATGCCTGAGATATTGGCCAGCAACGGCCACATACACGGGCAAATGGCCGCTGTCTTTCAGGAAGAAAGGGCGGGCTGAGCGGCTATTACTTTTTTCACTTCCTCAATAGAGATCCCTTCCATCTCTATGAGTTTCAAGCGGGATTTATGCCCGGTCTTGATGGATAGATTTGTTTGAGGCAGGCCAAACAGAGAGGCAAGAAATCGAATACAGGCGGCATTAGCCTCTCCTTCTACCGGAGGCGCTTTTAATCTGATTTTAAGGGCATCGCCGTGATAGCCGGCTATACCCTCGCGTGAGGCCTTTGGTTGTACGTAAACCCTTAAAAGTACCCCGTCAGTTGATGGTTGGAAAAATAGGGTCACTTTGCCGGGTCTTCACCCTCTAAATCCACTCCAGAGATAATTTCGTTGATAGCGCTCATAGCCTGCTGTGCCTCGTTCGCATCGGCCCCCTTTTCTTCCGCTACTTCTTTCTCTGCGGCCAGCCATTTCGAAAGGCTTTCGATAAAAGCCTTAACCCGATACTCCATCTGGGCCTTTTGACGTTTCAACTGGTTGATCTCTTCCTGTACCTGGGCCGCCTGAACATGGGCGCTTTCCACCATCTTTCTGGCTTCAAGTTCGGCTTGAGTTACTATAAGCTTGGCCTGACGCTCGGCATTGGATTTCATCTCATCCACTACACGCTGGGCAGAAACAAAGGCCGTTTGAAAAGTCTTCTCCTTCTCTTCAAAATTAGCCTGGGCTTCCCTGAGCCTTTTTACCTCATCCTTAAGGGCGCTATTTTCGTGGAGCGCCTCTTTGAGTTCTTCCGCTACCAATTCCAGGAAGGAATCTACTTCCCGCGCATCAAAACCGCGGAAACGGACTCGGAACTCCTGTTGTTGAATGTCCATAGGTGTAATACGCATATACAATCACCCTCTTTGGATGGGTTAATCAACCAAGCTGTCCGGCTACATCGACTAGGGTTGGCACGAGGAAACTTTGCAGGAAAACAATGATCAATATGATAATTATTGGTGAAAAATCTATGCCGCCAAGGCTGATGGGAAGAAGACGGCGCACCCGGTAAAGGACGGGTTCGGTTACCCCGTAAAGGAAGCGAACAAGGGGATTGTACGGATCAGGACTGACCCAGGAAATGACTGCCCGGGCGATAATAACCCACATATAAAGTGATAATACTATGTCGATTATCTTGGCCAAGGCATGCAAAAAATTTCCAAAAACGAACATAAGCACATCCTTATGCACAGGGACCGGCCCCGAATTAAAAATGCTACGGATTATATCGGCATTTCTGAAAAATAGTCAAGGAGTAAACAGAAATAAATATCTCAGGCCGGATTACAGCAGGCCGCCACTACTGCCTTGGCTACTCCGGACATAAAATTGAAGTCCAGGGCCTCCAGTCTGTCATAAGGCGTGTGATAGTTAGGGTTGCGGAACATGGCGGTATCGGTGAGCATCAGGGCCGGATACCCCTGATCCCAGAAGGGCGCATGGTCGCTGAACCTGGTCTCCGGTATCAGGCGGCCTGAAAAAGGTACCTTATAGCCCACCACTTTAAGTTCCGGCGCCCATTTAGCAGCAGACCGGCAAAAGCCGTCTAAAAGATTTCTCGATCTTCGGTTGGCGACAACCCCCAGGAAATCTCCCGTATCCGGCACATCGATTCTCATCAAGGCTGGAATGGACTGGCTCCGGGGTTTTTCGCTTGTGTAGCCGACAGACTCTAAGATGAGTACGCCTTTATATTTCACTCCTTTTTTTCCGGCATCCTGGGCAAAATGACGGCTCCCGATGAGAAAGGTGAGGGTCATTACCGGGAGCTGGGGCTCTTCCAGGGTAAAAGCTACGAACTGTATGGTATTATCAGGATTACATTGAGACAGAATACGCGCCGCCTCCAGGAGCACGGCCACCCCGCTGGCGTTATCATCGGCGCCCGGGCTGCCCAGGGCGGCGTCGTAGTGGGCGCCGACCAGGAGCAAATCGGTATCCTTCCTTCCCTGGAGCGTGCCGACAATGTTCCGATAAGTCCTGCCGTGAAACGGCACTGCCTGGCTCTGTACGGCAAGTCCAAAAGACGCAAAGGCCTCCTCCACATAACGCGCCCGCTCCTCCAGCGCCTCCGGCTCCTTCCAGGCATGGCGCAGACCGGTTACGGACGAGGTGTAGTACCTTAGATTCCCGATATCTACCTGGGCTATCAGATTCTCTACGTCATAAGACATGCAAACCATGTTAATCTAAAATGCCCTCTTTTTGTCAACAAGATTTTAGCTATTAGCTATCTGCTGGTCAACTATTAAGAAAAAACAAGGACTTATACCAAAATACAATTAAATAACTTTTATCGTAACACTTTACGTATTTGAAACCGCCCTACATTCAGAAATGGCTATTAATCTGGAACTCACGAACTCATGAAAGAACAGAGCAACCAGAAGCCGAACTGCTGAAAATCAATTTCTCAAAAATACTTTCCTGATTTTCTGAGTTCCTGATTCAAGCGTCTTCCTGAATTCTTTCAAGCCCCCTCCTTCCTGATTTCCTGATTTGATATTTTTCTTTGCACTTTTTATCATGCATTTTCAAAACGCTAAATTGTTACCTTTTATCAAAAACTCCCTGCTCCTCTTTGCGCTGATCGCTAAAACGGTTGAATTCTCTATGCCTTTCTGATACTGTCCGCTCTGTATGTAATCTATCAAGGAATTAAATCTTATGTCAGACTGGTCAAAAGGAAGGGTAAAACGCAACGAGCGGTTGAAGCTCCATCGCCATGAAAGCCTGCTTCTCTGGTTCACGGGCCTCCCTGGAGCGGGCAAGACGACTCTGGCCTATGCACTGGATAGGTGCTTATATAGCAGGGGCTTTCACACCTATGCCCTGGATGACGACAATGTCGGCTACGGACTGTGCGGCGGGCTCGGATCAGGCCGGGAGGACCACAAAGAAAGCGCCCGGAGGGTGGCCGAAGCAGGCCGGCTCTTTGTGGATGCCGGGATCATAACCATCGCCGCCTTCACTGCTCCCTATCGCGAAGACCGGAAGTTTGCCCGCAACCTATTCCGGCCCGGTGAATTTGTCGAAATCTATATAAAATGCCCCCTGGCAGAATGCGAAAAAAGGGATGGCAAGGGATATTATGAAAAGGCCCGCTCCGGCCGCATCAAAGGTTTTACTGGTGTGGATTCTATTTACGAGGAACCGGAGAATCCTGAACTGATCCTGGAAACAGATAAGTACGACATCCCGACCTGCCTGGAAAAGATACTAAACTACCTGGAGGAAGAATTGATAATATAAAACCTAAAAGGGCGATTCACCACAGAGAACACAGAGAACTACTTGAAATTATTATATTTTAAACTATTAAAATCTTTCTCTGTGCACGCTGTGGTTTTTAAATCGCTTAATTTAGGTAAAACATTTCCAGGCGGGAGAGACATCGATTGCAGCGGCCGTTTTTGCACATTTTGGGGCCTATAAGATTACGGCTTCTTTAGAATATCATGGCTGCCGACTTTTCTCATGATATAGGTGTCGCCTTCAATCTGAAAGGTAAAACGGTAAGAGCCGCTTACCCTGCCTTCCCAGATGTTCCTCGGATCTTGCATCTTTTTAATGTTTAGGGAAGGGTGTTGTGGATCAGATAACAAAAACTCCAACTGTTTGTCGATTGCTTTCTGCACTGGCGGGGGCAGATTACGGTAATCCCGGATAAAGTTTTTGGTAAAAACCAGCCTCATATTTTAGTCTTCTTGAGGGCCCGGACGGCAGCTTTAATATTATCAAAAGGACCAACCACATCACCTTTGGCCATGTCTTTGTCTGCCTGGGCCTCCCCTTCCTGCCACTCTTTGGTGTAAAAATACTCCTGGTCAGGATGAACCAGCTTGACCGGCTTCATGATTATGTCGCCATCCTTATTCTCCACTTCCACATAATCTCCAACAGCAAGATTAAGCTTTCTGCGTAGGCCCTGTGGAATAGTAATCTGATAGTGTCTTTTGACCTTAACCAGCGGCATAAAAATACCTCTTCCGTTCTTTCCTATGAGTTTATGAACTTATGAATTTTGTAATTTTATAATATCAGAGAGCTAACTTTTGTCAAGTGCTGAAATTTTCTTTCTTTACTTTTTCCCCCATTTTCATCAATAATGCGGAGAAAGAAACGATATCAAGGCGGGATTGTCGCAGCATGGAGGTGTGCTATAGAATTTATTTCCTTCTGTCAGGCATTGTGCAACGTAAGAAACAACCTCCCCATCGGTCATCTGCTGCCACCAAAAGCATAACGAGAAGGTCAGTATCCAAAGAGTCAGAGAATTACGCATCAAGATTCAAAATGAAGTACGCAATTTCACTGCCTGTGCGGTACACGCAAACAGGGAAAATGATCTCACAGCCAACAATGCCAAAGATCAACGGGAATACTTATATGCAAAAACCTAACCGGACAAAGCTGGCTATTCTTATGCCTTAATAAGTAGTATAAGAGGATTAAAAAGGTACGCGGAGGTCCATGATGAAAAATTGCGTGAATTATTCTTTTAAATTGGTCATTTTATTACTTATTGTTTTTTCATTTTTTACTGTTAGCGGCTGCACAAAAGATAAACCTGCTCATGTTCGTATTGCATATTTGCCAAGTAGTTCATGTTTGCCTCTGTTTGTCGCTGTGGAAAAGGGGTACTTCAAGGAGGCTGGCGTTGATGTCGAATTGCTGAAATTCGGGGCCACCAATGATGCACTTAACGCTGTATTGGCGGGGCGTGCTGATGGGACGCCGGGCTTTGGGATTTCGTCGTTCTGTGCTATTGAGGCGAAGACTCCGGGCTCATTGAAGATCTACATGCCTTGCGCCGAGGATGAACATAACTATGCAAATAACCTTCTGGTACCGGTCAAGTCTCCAATTCAATCTATAGAGCAACTCAGTGGCAAAAAAGTGGGCACCTTTACAAGCTCAACACAAACCCTATACCTCAAATTAATCATGTCCAAGGTTTTACCCGCAGGAAAAGAATGGCAGATAGTTCAGGTAGATGACAAGCTCCAGCTTCAGGCATTGACTGCAAACCAGTTTGATGCGTTGTTTGCTATTGAACCCTTAGGCACTAAGGCAGTAAGCGAGGGCATTGCTCGTGTCCTGGTTGCTAATCCACGAGGAAAATATCTTTTTTCTCCCTTCCCGGCAGGCGCCAACTGTTTTTCCAGTGAGTTCATAAAATCGAAACCTGATCTGGCTACCAAGGTTGCACAGGTATTTATAAAAGCTGTTAAAGATATTCGGAATGATCCAAAAG
The Desulfovibrionales bacterium genome window above contains:
- a CDS encoding inositol monophosphatase family protein, whose amino-acid sequence is MPGSLLTDTDSFIETAITAARESGRLLKEIFGRKREVYFKGEIDLVTDADLRAEDLIVKTIHARYPEHTIVSEEKQSRAGLSPYKWIIDPLDGTTNYAHGFPWFCVSIALAVHDEPVLGVVYHPFLDQLFRAGKGAGAYLNEEPICVSTTGKLRDSLLATGFPYNIHTEPEPAVFYFKKFLTRSRGIRRAGAAALDLCYVACGCFDGFWETNLKPWDTAAGALLVREAGGLVTDFQSRPFAPAMPEILASNGHIHGQMAAVFQEERAG
- a CDS encoding DUF167 domain-containing protein translates to MTLFFQPSTDGVLLRVYVQPKASREGIAGYHGDALKIRLKAPPVEGEANAACIRFLASLFGLPQTNLSIKTGHKSRLKLIEMEGISIEEVKKVIAAQPALSS
- a CDS encoding DivIVA domain-containing protein, producing the protein MRITPMDIQQQEFRVRFRGFDAREVDSFLELVAEELKEALHENSALKDEVKRLREAQANFEEKEKTFQTAFVSAQRVVDEMKSNAERQAKLIVTQAELEARKMVESAHVQAAQVQEEINQLKRQKAQMEYRVKAFIESLSKWLAAEKEVAEEKGADANEAQQAMSAINEIISGVDLEGEDPAK
- a CDS encoding YggT family protein produces the protein MFVFGNFLHALAKIIDIVLSLYMWVIIARAVISWVSPDPYNPLVRFLYGVTEPVLYRVRRLLPISLGGIDFSPIIIILIIVFLQSFLVPTLVDVAGQLG
- a CDS encoding M28 family peptidase — protein: MSYDVENLIAQVDIGNLRYYTSSVTGLRHAWKEPEALEERARYVEEAFASFGLAVQSQAVPFHGRTYRNIVGTLQGRKDTDLLLVGAHYDAALGSPGADDNASGVAVLLEAARILSQCNPDNTIQFVAFTLEEPQLPVMTLTFLIGSRHFAQDAGKKGVKYKGVLILESVGYTSEKPRSQSIPALMRIDVPDTGDFLGVVANRRSRNLLDGFCRSAAKWAPELKVVGYKVPFSGRLIPETRFSDHAPFWDQGYPALMLTDTAMFRNPNYHTPYDRLEALDFNFMSGVAKAVVAACCNPA
- the cysC gene encoding adenylyl-sulfate kinase; the protein is MSDWSKGRVKRNERLKLHRHESLLLWFTGLPGAGKTTLAYALDRCLYSRGFHTYALDDDNVGYGLCGGLGSGREDHKESARRVAEAGRLFVDAGIITIAAFTAPYREDRKFARNLFRPGEFVEIYIKCPLAECEKRDGKGYYEKARSGRIKGFTGVDSIYEEPENPELILETDKYDIPTCLEKILNYLEEELII
- a CDS encoding AbrB/MazE/SpoVT family DNA-binding domain-containing protein is translated as MPLVKVKRHYQITIPQGLRRKLNLAVGDYVEVENKDGDIIMKPVKLVHPDQEYFYTKEWQEGEAQADKDMAKGDVVGPFDNIKAAVRALKKTKI
- a CDS encoding ABC transporter substrate-binding protein; its protein translation is MKNCVNYSFKLVILLLIVFSFFTVSGCTKDKPAHVRIAYLPSSSCLPLFVAVEKGYFKEAGVDVELLKFGATNDALNAVLAGRADGTPGFGISSFCAIEAKTPGSLKIYMPCAEDEHNYANNLLVPVKSPIQSIEQLSGKKVGTFTSSTQTLYLKLIMSKVLPAGKEWQIVQVDDKLQLQALTANQFDALFAIEPLGTKAVSEGIARVLVANPRGKYLFSPFPAGANCFSSEFIKSKPDLATKVAQVFIKAVKDIRNDPKAARLILTKYAPIEPAIADKVGLYTWWLPGEEDWGAVQRLSDMLFDNRLMKSRVQIKDMLYSVSAQ